The Saccharopolyspora gloriosae genome has a segment encoding these proteins:
- the hemE gene encoding uroporphyrinogen decarboxylase: MTSSAPVSARRDLINAPLLVAARGGAPRHTPVWFMRQAGRSLPEYRKVREGTPMLQACLTPDLVCEITAQPVRRHGVDAAILFSDIVLPLYAAGIGLDIVAGTGPVVAEPVRDVAAVDALPELHVEQVAPVAEAVRLLLAELGETPLIGFAGAPFTLASYLVEGGPSRNHERTKALMHSDPATWHTLLEKLADTTLTFLRTQLAAGVDAVQLFDSWAGALSLRDYREFVLPHSKRIFDGVTEVAPDVPKIHFGVGTGELLGDMRSAGADVVGVDWRVPLDEAVRRLRAANPAADPVVQGNLDPAVLFAGEDAVRREVSRILAEGKEAAGHLFNLGHGVLPTTDPGVLTEVVRQVHAESARS, encoded by the coding sequence ATGACCTCATCCGCCCCGGTCTCGGCTCGCCGGGACCTCATCAACGCCCCGCTGCTGGTGGCCGCCCGCGGTGGCGCCCCGCGGCACACGCCCGTCTGGTTCATGCGCCAGGCCGGTCGTTCGCTGCCGGAGTACCGGAAGGTGCGCGAGGGCACCCCGATGCTGCAGGCGTGCCTGACCCCGGACCTGGTCTGCGAGATCACCGCGCAGCCGGTGCGTCGTCACGGGGTGGACGCGGCGATCCTGTTCAGCGACATCGTGCTGCCGCTCTACGCGGCGGGGATCGGGCTCGACATCGTCGCGGGCACCGGGCCGGTGGTGGCCGAGCCGGTGCGCGACGTCGCTGCGGTGGACGCGTTGCCGGAGCTGCACGTCGAGCAGGTGGCTCCGGTCGCCGAGGCGGTGCGGCTGCTGCTGGCGGAGCTGGGCGAGACGCCGCTGATCGGGTTCGCCGGTGCGCCGTTCACGCTGGCCTCCTACCTGGTGGAGGGTGGGCCGAGCCGCAACCACGAGCGCACCAAGGCGCTGATGCACTCCGACCCGGCCACGTGGCACACGTTGCTGGAGAAGCTGGCCGACACGACGCTGACCTTCCTGCGCACCCAGCTCGCCGCCGGAGTGGACGCGGTGCAGCTGTTCGACTCGTGGGCCGGTGCGCTGTCGTTGCGGGACTACCGCGAGTTCGTGCTGCCGCACAGCAAGCGCATCTTCGACGGAGTCACCGAGGTCGCCCCCGACGTGCCGAAGATCCACTTCGGGGTGGGCACCGGCGAGCTGCTCGGCGACATGCGATCCGCGGGCGCCGACGTGGTCGGCGTGGACTGGCGGGTGCCGCTGGACGAGGCGGTCCGGCGGTTGCGCGCGGCGAACCCGGCGGCGGACCCGGTGGTGCAGGGCAACCTGGACCCGGCGGTGCTGTTCGCGGGTGAGGACGCCGTGCGCCGTGAGGTGAGCCGGATCCTCGCCGAAGGCAAGGAAGCCGCCGGGCACCTGTTCAACCTGGGGCACGGCGTGCTGCCCACGACCGATCCCGGTGTGCTCACCGAGGTCGTGCGGCAGGTGCACGCCGAGAGCGCCCGGTCGTGA
- a CDS encoding DUF3000 domain-containing protein yields MTEMAAIPERFRQAVAALAAPTPRAEIEVTEVRPPKRLAPWAYAVAAEANGPAGELATARLVLLHDPDEPAAWGGTLRLVVYLRAELDPELAADPLLPAVGWSWLTEALEDAGAAADALGGTVTLTSSARFGNIAGPPRSHDLELRGSWTPHEEGLDAHAVAFHELMTSATGLPPEGVAVFDRRSTLRGEA; encoded by the coding sequence GTGACGGAGATGGCGGCGATCCCCGAGAGGTTCCGGCAGGCAGTGGCCGCGTTGGCCGCGCCGACTCCGCGCGCCGAGATCGAAGTGACCGAGGTCCGCCCACCGAAGCGGCTCGCGCCGTGGGCGTACGCGGTGGCGGCCGAGGCGAACGGCCCGGCGGGCGAGCTGGCGACGGCCCGGCTGGTGCTGCTGCACGATCCCGATGAACCGGCGGCTTGGGGCGGGACGCTGCGGCTGGTCGTCTATCTGCGGGCGGAGCTCGATCCCGAGCTGGCCGCGGACCCGCTGCTCCCCGCCGTCGGCTGGTCCTGGCTGACGGAGGCCTTGGAGGACGCCGGGGCGGCGGCCGATGCGCTGGGCGGAACGGTGACGCTGACCTCCTCCGCCCGTTTTGGGAACATCGCGGGGCCGCCCCGCAGCCATGATCTGGAGTTGCGCGGCTCCTGGACCCCGCACGAGGAAGGGCTGGACGCCCACGCCGTGGCCTTCCACGAGCTGATGACCAGCGCAACGGGCCTTCCTCCCGAGGGCGTGGCCGTGTTCGACCGCCGATCGACCCTGCGCGGCGAGGCTTGA
- a CDS encoding response regulator transcription factor — protein MVPHPREELFTVLVVDDHPLLREAIAARLLQMGAGTVHEAASMAEARARALATGPCDLAILDLGLPDGTGIDLVTELRTQGWPRIVVLASSDDPYAVRAAFQAGAQAYLLKSASPMVVTDGVRRVLDGGVYADPSVAPVLAAGTRVPGTDNTPRELSGREVEVLQLVADGRSNKEIGEALNLSALTVKSHLSRIGRKLGTGDRAQMVALAMRAGVIR, from the coding sequence ATGGTCCCGCACCCGCGGGAAGAGCTGTTCACGGTGCTCGTGGTGGACGATCATCCGCTGCTCCGGGAGGCCATCGCCGCCCGGTTGCTGCAGATGGGCGCCGGCACGGTGCACGAGGCCGCATCAATGGCCGAGGCCAGGGCTCGCGCTCTGGCCACCGGTCCATGCGACCTCGCAATCCTCGATCTCGGGCTACCCGATGGAACCGGCATCGACCTGGTTACGGAACTCCGTACCCAGGGCTGGCCGCGAATCGTGGTGCTCGCTTCGTCCGACGACCCCTATGCGGTCCGGGCCGCCTTCCAGGCAGGCGCTCAGGCGTACCTGCTGAAGTCGGCCTCGCCGATGGTCGTCACCGACGGAGTGCGCCGCGTACTCGACGGCGGCGTGTATGCCGATCCCAGTGTGGCCCCGGTGCTCGCTGCGGGCACTCGGGTCCCGGGGACCGACAACACGCCCCGGGAGCTTTCCGGGCGTGAAGTCGAGGTGCTGCAACTGGTGGCCGATGGCCGATCCAACAAGGAGATCGGTGAGGCTCTGAACCTCTCCGCTCTCACGGTGAAGAGTCACCTGTCGCGGATCGGCCGCAAGCTGGGCACCGGAGACCGGGCGCAAATGGTCGCCCTGGCCATGCGGGCCGGGGTGATCAGATGA
- a CDS encoding HRDC domain-containing protein, whose product MSVEAACPESVEPDRPEPVLLTEPADGVPPVVETPEALETAAAALAAGSGPVAVDTERASGYRYSQRAYLVQLRREGAGTVLVDPVALNGALEPLKTALADTEWVLHAASQDLPCLSELDLRPQRLFDTELAGRLAGFDRVSLGTLVERMLGYRLEKGHSAADWSRRPLPADWLVYAALDVELLVDLRTEMHAELTRQGKLDWAWEEFEAVRNAEPPRPRAEPWRRTSGIHRIRNARQLAAVRSLWEVRDRIAAERDIAPGRILPDSAVVQAAQSDPKTDAELTALPVFGGRQQRRRASTWLSALRAARALPSDELPVVSPPQDGPPSPNRWADRDPAAAARLSAARTAMSAIAEKHDLPLENLLLPDLLRRLCWTPPEDTGVEAVEARLRERGAREWQIGLTAAALSTALQAEPEQRPRSS is encoded by the coding sequence ATATCCGTGGAAGCTGCTTGCCCCGAGTCCGTCGAGCCCGACCGTCCCGAGCCGGTGCTGCTCACCGAGCCCGCTGACGGCGTACCGCCGGTAGTGGAGACTCCCGAAGCACTGGAGACCGCCGCGGCCGCACTGGCCGCGGGCAGCGGTCCGGTCGCGGTGGACACCGAACGCGCGTCCGGATACCGGTACTCGCAACGTGCCTACCTGGTGCAATTGCGCCGGGAAGGCGCGGGAACGGTACTGGTCGATCCGGTCGCGCTCAACGGTGCTCTAGAACCGTTGAAGACTGCGCTGGCGGACACCGAATGGGTGCTGCACGCCGCCTCGCAGGACCTGCCCTGCCTGTCCGAGCTCGACCTGCGTCCGCAGCGGCTGTTCGACACCGAACTGGCCGGTCGGCTCGCCGGGTTCGACCGGGTATCGCTGGGCACCCTCGTCGAACGCATGCTGGGCTACCGGCTGGAGAAGGGCCACAGCGCCGCCGACTGGTCGCGCCGGCCGCTGCCCGCCGACTGGCTGGTGTACGCCGCGTTGGACGTGGAACTGCTGGTCGACCTGCGCACCGAGATGCACGCCGAGCTGACCCGGCAGGGCAAGCTCGACTGGGCGTGGGAAGAGTTCGAAGCGGTCCGCAACGCCGAACCGCCTCGCCCGCGCGCCGAGCCGTGGCGACGCACGTCCGGCATCCACCGGATTCGCAACGCCCGACAGCTCGCCGCGGTCCGCTCGCTGTGGGAGGTGCGCGATCGCATCGCCGCGGAGCGGGACATCGCACCTGGCCGGATCCTGCCGGACTCCGCCGTGGTGCAGGCCGCGCAGAGCGATCCCAAGACCGATGCCGAACTGACCGCGCTGCCGGTGTTCGGCGGCAGGCAGCAGCGCCGTCGCGCCTCGACGTGGCTGAGCGCCTTGCGCGCGGCCCGCGCGCTTCCCTCGGACGAACTGCCGGTGGTCTCACCGCCGCAGGACGGTCCGCCGTCGCCGAACCGGTGGGCGGATCGCGATCCCGCCGCCGCGGCCCGGCTGTCGGCCGCCCGGACGGCGATGTCGGCCATCGCCGAGAAGCACGACCTGCCCCTGGAGAACCTGCTGCTGCCGGACCTGCTGCGACGGCTGTGCTGGACGCCGCCGGAGGACACCGGCGTCGAAGCGGTCGAGGCACGGTTGCGGGAGCGAGGCGCCAGGGAATGGCAGATCGGTTTGACCGCGGCTGCGCTGAGCACCGCGTTGCAGGCCGAGCCGGAGCAACGCCCGCGATCGAGCTGA
- a CDS encoding GNAT family N-acetyltransferase, with amino-acid sequence MTEPALPTAEAAACAARFACLGDPTRVLLLHAVASGGPSTVGELAGRLGIGQSTCSHHLRRLAEGGHVLLSKEGTATRVATNTARRPDHVHALDLVLGLLPARLGAAEEPAGDVSVRAMEPGDWGAVRRIYGEGIATGNATFECEVPSREVLAAKWSPEHRWVAEVDRTVAGWAALTPVSTCDCYAGVAETSIYVGADARRRGVGTALLRHQIAAADAAQVWTLQCSLFPENLGSLALHRNAGFRTVGVRERIGMLRGRWRDTIILERRKPEPPSPATP; translated from the coding sequence ATGACCGAACCGGCGCTGCCGACCGCCGAGGCCGCCGCCTGCGCCGCCCGCTTCGCCTGCCTCGGCGATCCGACTCGGGTCCTGCTGCTGCACGCCGTCGCCTCCGGCGGGCCGAGCACGGTCGGGGAGCTGGCCGGGCGGCTCGGCATCGGCCAGTCCACCTGCTCGCACCACCTGCGCAGGCTCGCCGAGGGCGGACACGTGCTGCTGAGCAAGGAGGGCACCGCCACCCGCGTAGCGACGAACACCGCGCGCCGACCCGATCACGTGCACGCCCTGGACCTCGTGCTGGGCCTGCTCCCGGCACGCCTCGGTGCCGCTGAGGAGCCGGCCGGTGACGTTTCGGTGCGAGCGATGGAGCCCGGCGACTGGGGCGCGGTGCGCCGGATCTACGGCGAGGGAATCGCCACCGGGAACGCCACCTTCGAGTGCGAGGTCCCGTCCCGCGAGGTGCTGGCGGCGAAGTGGTCACCGGAGCACCGCTGGGTGGCCGAAGTCGATCGCACCGTGGCGGGATGGGCGGCGCTGACGCCGGTCTCCACGTGCGACTGCTACGCGGGCGTCGCGGAGACCTCGATCTACGTCGGAGCCGATGCGCGCCGACGCGGAGTCGGCACGGCGCTGCTGCGGCACCAGATCGCGGCCGCCGACGCGGCCCAGGTGTGGACCCTGCAGTGCTCGCTGTTCCCGGAGAACCTCGGCAGCCTCGCCCTGCACCGCAACGCCGGATTCCGCACAGTCGGCGTCCGCGAACGCATCGGCATGCTGCGCGGGCGTTGGCGCGACACGATCATCCTGGAACGCCGGAAGCCGGAGCCGCCATCCCCGGCGACTCCGTAG
- a CDS encoding thiolase family protein, which yields MVAPASAPADPRSARAVRDVVFVDGVRTPFGKAGKKGIYAETRADDLVVKVIRELLRRHPELPPERIDEVAIAATTQTGDQGLTIGRSASLLAGLPQSVPGFAIDRMCAGAMTAVTSIAGGIGFGAYDIAIAGGVEHMGNHPMGEGVDPNPRYVADSVVDPSALVMGSTAENVHDRYPSLTKERTDAYAALSQQRYEAAANAGKISADLVPVSTRSGEQGWGLATADEPPRPGTTVDALSGLKTPFRPHGRVTPGNAAGLNDGATGCVLADAETARELGLPIGMKLVGYAFAGVEPEVMGVGPIPATEKALKRAGLDIEDIGLFELNEAFAVQVLAFLEHFGINDDDERVNPWGGAIACGHPLASSGVRLMTQLSRHFAEHPEVRYGLTSMCIGFGMGGTVIWENPNFDTAGGAK from the coding sequence GTGGTCGCACCCGCGTCGGCACCAGCCGACCCGCGCAGCGCACGTGCCGTACGGGACGTGGTCTTCGTCGACGGCGTTCGCACGCCGTTCGGCAAGGCAGGCAAGAAGGGCATCTACGCCGAGACCCGCGCCGACGACCTGGTCGTCAAGGTCATCCGCGAGCTGCTGCGGCGCCACCCGGAGCTGCCGCCGGAGCGCATCGACGAGGTCGCCATCGCCGCGACCACGCAGACCGGTGACCAGGGCCTGACCATCGGCCGCAGCGCCTCGCTGCTGGCGGGCCTGCCCCAGTCGGTGCCCGGCTTCGCCATCGACCGCATGTGCGCGGGCGCCATGACCGCCGTGACCAGCATCGCGGGCGGTATCGGCTTCGGCGCCTACGACATCGCGATCGCAGGCGGCGTCGAGCACATGGGCAATCACCCCATGGGTGAGGGCGTCGACCCCAACCCGCGCTACGTCGCCGACAGCGTCGTCGACCCCTCCGCGCTGGTCATGGGCTCCACCGCGGAGAACGTGCACGACCGCTACCCCAGCCTCACCAAGGAGCGCACCGACGCCTACGCGGCGTTGAGCCAGCAGCGCTACGAGGCCGCCGCGAACGCGGGCAAGATCTCCGCCGACCTGGTGCCCGTCTCCACCCGCTCCGGCGAGCAGGGCTGGGGCCTGGCCACGGCCGACGAGCCGCCGCGTCCCGGCACCACCGTCGACGCCCTCTCCGGGCTCAAGACCCCGTTCCGGCCGCACGGCCGGGTCACCCCGGGCAACGCCGCCGGGCTCAACGACGGCGCCACCGGCTGCGTGCTCGCCGACGCCGAGACCGCACGCGAGCTGGGCCTGCCGATCGGCATGAAGCTCGTCGGATACGCCTTCGCGGGCGTGGAGCCCGAGGTCATGGGCGTCGGCCCGATCCCGGCGACGGAGAAGGCGCTCAAGCGCGCCGGGCTCGACATCGAGGACATCGGGCTGTTCGAGCTCAACGAGGCGTTCGCGGTGCAGGTGCTGGCCTTCCTGGAGCACTTCGGCATCAACGACGACGACGAGCGGGTCAACCCGTGGGGCGGCGCCATCGCCTGCGGTCACCCGCTGGCCTCCTCCGGTGTGCGGCTGATGACGCAGCTGTCCCGCCACTTCGCCGAGCACCCCGAGGTGCGCTACGGCCTGACCTCCATGTGCATCGGTTTCGGCATGGGCGGCACGGTCATCTGGGAGAACCCGAACTTCGACACCGCAGGGGGCGCGAAGTGA
- a CDS encoding 3-hydroxyacyl-CoA dehydrogenase NAD-binding domain-containing protein, giving the protein MSTQTDFAALFPDEVVTQAHTRLLDVPGLGGKLALITVDNGHDHTRPSTFGPGGLTALNAALDEAFAAEPAAIAVTGKPFVFAVGADLSGVTQIGEREHARQVAQTGHDVFRRLTESTIPTFAFVNGAALGGGLELALSCHYRTVSESVGAIAFPECFLGLFPGWGGTQLLPNLIGADAAVSVIIENALNQNKMLNAKKATGLGIFDAELESADFLEESVRWAVRVVNGEQTVQRAEIDRGQAWDDAVNRAKGIVESRTQGASPAVTKAVELIELARGNDLDAGYAAETEALTDALMSDELRAGLYSFDLTQKRAKRPAGAPDKKLAREVKKVGVVGAGLMAGQLALLFVRRLKVPVVITDIDQERIDKGVGYIHGEIDKLAAKGRLSPDATNRLKALVTGSLDKSAFGDADFVIEAVFEELSLKQKVFGELEGYVSPEAILATNTSSLSISEMASQLKNPERVVGFHFFNPVAVLPLLEIVRGAKTDDASLATAFSVSKQLKKSSVLVKDAPAFVVNRLLTRFMGEIIAAVDEGTPFDVADRALTPLGLPMSPLVLLQLVGPAVAQHVNETMHAAYPDRFGISENLQRFVKAGKSAVWQQDEQGDQVVDPEVVALWEQGSNPSTSEQVRDRALQALAQEAQLMLDEGVVAEAQDLDLCMLLGAGWPFWLGGITAYLDRAGISEQVNGKRFLPKGVASLPA; this is encoded by the coding sequence GTGAGCACGCAGACCGACTTCGCAGCACTGTTCCCGGACGAGGTCGTCACCCAGGCCCACACCAGGCTGCTCGACGTCCCCGGGCTCGGCGGCAAGCTCGCGCTGATCACCGTCGACAACGGGCACGACCACACCCGGCCGTCCACGTTCGGGCCGGGCGGGCTGACCGCGCTGAACGCCGCGCTGGACGAGGCGTTCGCAGCCGAGCCCGCCGCGATCGCGGTCACCGGCAAGCCGTTCGTGTTCGCCGTCGGCGCCGACCTGTCCGGCGTCACCCAGATCGGCGAGCGCGAGCACGCCCGCCAGGTCGCGCAGACCGGGCACGACGTGTTCCGCCGGCTCACCGAGTCGACCATCCCCACCTTCGCGTTCGTCAACGGCGCGGCGCTGGGCGGCGGCCTGGAGCTGGCGCTGTCCTGCCACTACCGCACCGTCTCGGAGAGCGTGGGCGCGATCGCGTTCCCCGAGTGCTTCCTCGGCCTGTTCCCGGGCTGGGGCGGCACCCAGCTGCTGCCGAACCTGATCGGCGCGGACGCCGCGGTCAGCGTGATCATCGAGAACGCGCTGAACCAGAACAAGATGCTCAACGCCAAGAAGGCCACCGGCCTGGGCATCTTCGACGCCGAGCTGGAGAGCGCGGACTTCCTGGAGGAGTCGGTGCGCTGGGCCGTGCGCGTCGTCAACGGCGAGCAGACCGTGCAGCGCGCCGAGATCGACCGCGGCCAGGCCTGGGACGACGCGGTGAACCGCGCCAAGGGCATCGTCGAGAGCCGCACCCAAGGCGCCTCTCCCGCCGTCACCAAGGCCGTCGAGCTCATCGAGCTGGCCCGCGGCAACGACCTCGACGCCGGATACGCGGCGGAGACCGAGGCGCTGACGGACGCGTTGATGTCCGACGAGCTGCGCGCCGGGCTGTACTCGTTCGACCTGACCCAGAAGCGCGCGAAGCGCCCGGCCGGGGCTCCGGACAAGAAGCTGGCCCGCGAGGTCAAGAAGGTCGGCGTCGTCGGCGCCGGCCTGATGGCCGGGCAGCTCGCGCTGCTGTTCGTGCGCCGCCTGAAGGTGCCGGTGGTCATCACCGACATCGACCAGGAGCGCATCGACAAGGGCGTCGGCTACATCCACGGCGAGATCGACAAGCTCGCCGCCAAGGGCCGGTTGTCCCCGGACGCCACCAACCGGCTCAAGGCGCTCGTCACCGGGTCGCTGGACAAGTCCGCGTTCGGCGACGCCGACTTCGTCATCGAAGCGGTCTTCGAGGAGCTGTCGCTCAAGCAGAAGGTGTTCGGCGAGCTGGAGGGCTACGTTTCGCCCGAGGCGATCCTGGCCACCAACACCTCGTCGCTGTCGATCAGCGAGATGGCTTCGCAGCTGAAGAACCCCGAGCGGGTCGTGGGCTTCCACTTCTTCAACCCGGTCGCGGTGCTGCCGCTGCTGGAGATCGTGCGCGGCGCCAAGACCGACGACGCGTCGCTGGCCACCGCGTTCTCGGTGAGCAAGCAGCTCAAGAAATCCAGCGTGCTGGTCAAGGACGCCCCGGCGTTCGTGGTGAACCGGCTGCTGACCCGCTTCATGGGCGAGATCATCGCCGCCGTCGACGAAGGCACGCCCTTCGACGTCGCCGACCGCGCGCTGACCCCGCTGGGCCTGCCGATGAGCCCGCTGGTGCTGCTGCAGCTCGTCGGCCCGGCCGTCGCGCAGCACGTCAACGAGACGATGCACGCGGCCTACCCGGACCGGTTCGGGATCAGCGAGAACCTGCAGCGGTTCGTCAAGGCGGGCAAGTCCGCCGTGTGGCAGCAGGACGAGCAGGGCGACCAGGTCGTCGACCCCGAGGTCGTCGCGCTCTGGGAGCAGGGCTCGAACCCGTCGACGTCCGAGCAGGTGCGGGACCGGGCGTTGCAGGCGCTGGCCCAGGAAGCGCAGCTCATGCTCGATGAGGGCGTCGTCGCCGAGGCGCAGGACCTGGACCTGTGCATGCTGCTCGGCGCGGGCTGGCCGTTCTGGCTGGGCGGCATCACCGCCTACCTGGACCGCGCGGGCATCTCCGAGCAGGTCAACGGCAAGCGCTTCCTGCCGAAGGGCGTGGCCTCGCTGCCCGCCTGA
- a CDS encoding Uma2 family endonuclease has protein sequence MVAPMQHELGPFTVADWHALPPREDGSRLELIEGYWLVTPAPSGQHQWAESELIGTLKSSLRQAGRSDLYALGGVGVEINAPQQSALIPDFLVLGTPPVGNSFRPEHVLLAGEIWSPGNTFREKQDKFTHFAAVGVPFFWSITQDRRGPDELTAYRLEDGHYEVREQILLSAGRKAVTTAPVPVELDIADLRL, from the coding sequence GTGGTCGCGCCGATGCAGCACGAGCTCGGGCCGTTCACGGTCGCGGATTGGCACGCGCTCCCCCCTCGTGAAGACGGCTCGCGCCTTGAACTGATCGAGGGCTACTGGCTCGTGACACCCGCACCATCCGGACAGCACCAGTGGGCCGAAAGCGAACTCATCGGCACCCTGAAATCCTCCCTGCGCCAAGCGGGACGCTCGGACCTCTACGCACTGGGCGGAGTCGGCGTCGAGATCAACGCTCCGCAGCAGAGCGCGCTGATCCCGGACTTCCTCGTCCTCGGCACTCCCCCGGTCGGCAACTCCTTCAGACCTGAGCACGTGCTGTTGGCAGGCGAAATCTGGTCTCCCGGCAACACTTTCCGCGAGAAGCAGGACAAGTTCACCCACTTCGCCGCCGTCGGCGTGCCGTTCTTCTGGAGCATCACCCAGGACCGACGCGGCCCCGACGAGCTGACCGCCTACCGGTTGGAAGACGGCCACTACGAGGTGCGGGAACAGATCCTTCTGAGCGCAGGCAGGAAAGCTGTGACCACCGCTCCGGTGCCCGTCGAGCTCGACATCGCAGACCTTCGCCTCTGA
- a CDS encoding cell wall metabolism sensor histidine kinase WalK yields the protein MSVARSVPTRPLTRRGPGLRVRLTLLATGLVAAVSALLLWLGWMLVGNVVAGVPRLPAGGLVRLGDVAVPAEHLGAALRSSAREQVLVVGGLAFVAVVLAAAVLAWTVTGRVLRPLHEVTDSARRLSAESLDERITLSGPRDEVAELADTFDAMLDRLQTAFDSQRRFVANASHELRTPLSVIRTELDVTLADPEADAAELRRMAAVLREAAARAERLVESLLLLARTDGAELADRERVDLNEVATRARRGVEAEAQARSVRITCHGEPAFVLGDPALLERVAGNLLENAVRHNVDGGWVEVETTPTGPSALLRVSSSGPLIDLDQVDALFDPFRRAGVQRTARTGAGLGLSIVRAAVIAHGGRVTARPVEGGGLTVTVELPTF from the coding sequence GTGAGCGTGGCCCGATCGGTGCCGACCAGGCCGTTGACTCGTCGCGGTCCCGGGCTGCGGGTTCGGCTGACGCTGCTGGCCACCGGTCTGGTCGCGGCGGTGAGCGCGTTGCTGCTGTGGCTGGGCTGGATGCTGGTGGGCAACGTGGTCGCCGGGGTGCCGCGGCTGCCCGCGGGCGGCCTGGTGCGGCTCGGTGATGTGGCGGTGCCCGCCGAACACCTGGGCGCGGCGTTGCGGTCCTCGGCACGGGAGCAGGTGCTCGTCGTCGGCGGTCTCGCGTTCGTCGCGGTGGTGCTGGCGGCCGCGGTGCTGGCGTGGACGGTCACCGGCCGGGTGCTGCGCCCGTTGCACGAGGTCACGGACTCGGCACGCCGGTTGTCGGCGGAGTCGCTGGACGAGCGGATCACGCTCAGCGGCCCACGGGACGAGGTCGCTGAGCTGGCCGACACCTTCGACGCGATGCTGGACCGGTTGCAGACGGCGTTCGATTCGCAGCGCCGCTTCGTCGCCAACGCCAGCCACGAGCTGCGCACGCCGCTGTCGGTGATCCGCACCGAGCTGGACGTGACGCTCGCCGACCCGGAAGCGGACGCCGCCGAGCTGCGCCGGATGGCCGCCGTACTGCGGGAGGCAGCGGCCCGCGCCGAACGCCTGGTGGAGTCGTTGCTGCTGCTGGCCCGCACGGACGGCGCGGAGCTCGCGGATCGGGAGCGGGTGGACCTCAACGAGGTGGCGACCCGAGCCCGACGCGGCGTCGAGGCTGAGGCGCAGGCGCGGTCGGTGCGGATCACCTGCCACGGTGAACCGGCGTTCGTGCTGGGTGATCCCGCGCTGCTGGAACGCGTCGCGGGCAACCTGCTGGAGAACGCCGTGCGGCACAACGTCGACGGCGGTTGGGTCGAGGTCGAGACGACGCCGACCGGACCTTCGGCACTGTTGCGGGTGTCGTCCTCCGGTCCGCTGATCGACCTGGATCAGGTGGACGCCCTGTTCGACCCGTTCCGTCGCGCCGGCGTCCAGCGAACCGCCCGCACCGGCGCGGGCCTGGGCCTGTCCATCGTCCGAGCCGCCGTCATCGCTCACGGCGGCCGCGTCACCGCCCGGCCCGTCGAAGGGGGCGGTCTCACCGTCACCGTTGAGCTGCCCACATTCTGA